In Zea mays cultivar B73 chromosome 7, Zm-B73-REFERENCE-NAM-5.0, whole genome shotgun sequence, the following proteins share a genomic window:
- the LOC100285272 gene encoding CRIB domain-containing protein RIC7, with protein MGTKMKKGILKPFRYISTIMDGKEAEMQIGFPTDVKHVAHIGWDGPGSTNNNNNNNSNNNSGGAPSWMKDYHSAPLDSSSFRSESGGTAAANPWASQEIVMDGASVGETSFRDTKSEAGVDVGGGDSPPSPATRRSRRHRSRGSGTSSMDATGGEGEEKTKEKSKKGTRKNRKKQDKSAGDDASGTCQDLPAVPKKSNRRKNKGSSEGSGSAAAKDTTAAAPEEVAASASATAPAVDDD; from the exons ATGGGCACAAAGATGAAGAAGGGGATCCTGAAGCCGTTCCGCTATATCTCAACCATCATGG ATGGTAAGGAGGCTGAAATGCAAATTGGGTTCCCGACGGATGTAAAACACGTGGCACATATTGGTTGGGATGGTCCTGGCTCCacgaacaacaacaacaataacaaCAGCAACAACAATAGTGGCGGAGCACCTAGCTGG ATGAAGGATTACCACTCGGCACCGCTTGACTCGTCCTCTTTTAGGAGTGAGAGTGGGGGCACGGCTGCTGCAAATCCCTGGGCTTCTCAAG AGATAGTCATGGATGGAGCAAGCGTCGGAGAAACCTCCTTCAGGGACACGAAAAGCGAGGCAGGCGTCGACGTCGGCGGGGGCGACTCCCCACCGTCCCCCGCCACCCGCCGGTCGAGACGGCACCGCTCTCGGGGCTCCGGCACCTCATCCATGGACGCCACCGGCGGCGAGGGCGAGGAGAAGACTAAGGAGAAGAGCAAGAAGGGCACCCGAAAGAACCGCAAGAAGCAGGACAAGTCGGCCGGCGACGACGCCTCGGGCACATGCCAGGACCTCCCCGCCGTTCCCAAGAAGTCCAACCGCCGGAAAAACAAGGGAAGCTCCGAGGGGAGCGGTAGCGCCGCGGCCAAGGACACCACCGCGGCCGCGCCGGAGGAGGTggcggcgtcggcgtcggcgacCGCACCCGCCGTGGACGACGACTAG